Within Erythrolamprus reginae isolate rEryReg1 unplaced genomic scaffold, rEryReg1.hap1 H_59, whole genome shotgun sequence, the genomic segment CTTCACACGCTTCACAATCCTTTCGGGTGgcaatttttctttttgtaacaCGAGTTGGATAGAGGTCCTGGCCACGGACTCTATGGGTGTCAGCGCAGAGTTTCTGGACGCCGTGTCCATTCTAAAAGGCAAAGCATGTAAAAAACAGACCTGggatttaagatttctttgcctcttcttctgaactattttcaccttacaagcccgctgccgccgctgggatgccccacctctggacttccgttaccagccgaagcacccgttttcgcactggtgggattcccctgaggctcccctccatgggaaaccccacctccggattttgcgatgctgcaggggaatcccagctttgcaaaaatgggtgcttcgctggtaacagaagtccggaggtggggtttccagcgagggaagcctcagcaaaatcacagcatttgccctggttcccaatgtggggcccatgccccaccgggggtggtggtggtaatttgaaccttgtttaaaccacattaatggcctttttaggcttcctccacccCGCTATCTGAGGAATAGTGAACTTGGCTTATGGTTAAGGTCTCAAGACAGATCAACACCAGCTTTTCTTTCCAACTGTGGGCCCCAAAATTCACCAAGGCAGGTTTAAGATAGGGTGGCATTGCTGCCTTTGCCTAACCAATTGTAGTTATTAATCAGATATATCTGTTGGTCCATCATTAAATCATGATGGAATGAGGACTTGTTACAAACAGACAACATTAGACTTTGCATAGATCAGCAGCACTCCAGGCCAGGAACACGACAGTCCAGCTACCTGGGCTCAGGACAGTAGATCCCAGCAAACTGAAGCTCTTGCACTGGAACAGCTTATTCAATACTTTTATCCACTGATATTGTATGTGTGCTCATTAGATTTACCACTGCATCAGTGATAGTATGGAATAGTATACTATAGTACAGTACACTTGTATAGTAGACAATTAAGCGATTTGCCTTGATATAGAGGCATTCCTTGGCTTTAACACCAATAAGCTGGCAGCCCCCTATTCTTCTACTAGTATGATTTACTCTTATTACACTACCGAACTAAATACAGTTGTGTACCATTTAtgtcacagtggttctcaacctgggagttgggacccctttgggggaggtgtcgaatgaccgtttcacgggggtcgcctaagaccacggggaaagacaaatttcccatggtgttaggaactaaagcttctattctggcaccttggagcatatttttacaatctgaccaatcaggcgtttacagtgggggtgtccctctgaccttcctgccaatcagcttaaagctctgttgggagaattggtgctagacttatggttgggggtcaccacaacatgaggaactgtattaaggggtcacggcattagaaacgTTGAGAACcacttactatattttcttctttctttctaacgCTTTTAATTGGGGTCGTATCACATTGCTATGATGTCAGAGAGACAGTGGTGTAATGGACAGAGTGCCAGAATGGCCCCTGCAAAAATCCTGGCTTCTAATGAGATACAGACATAACAGTCATATGCTACAAAGACTGCTTTAATAGAACACCTATATGCTTTCCATATAAGCAACCTGACCTGTCTGAAGGAATACATTATATTGATGTACAAACAATTGCTCCCACCATAATTTCATAACTATTCCCTCCACCAAGACTCTGCTTTAAACCTCAGAAACCTGGCATTTCTGCGCAAAGCAGCACACTCATGCAGAACATTTAAAATCCCAACTCTTTGATTGGTGCATCTGAAAGTGATACCCAAAGCTGATACCTGGTGGTTTCAGTCTGTTCAGCTCTGCTGGGCTTTGTGGAAGGTGCTATTGATgctgatgagagagagaaaaaaggcaaCAACTTAATTGACAAATTGCAATGAACACATGCAAGAATTATCTAATGAATGTAGGACAAGGGAGGGTTTCTTTTTCACAGGATTAAACAGCATTTGTCGCTTTTAAAGAAACATCAGAGAATTCTGAATTCTTATGGCTACCAGAGTTTAATGCTGGGAATACCGCTCGCCTGGTTAAAGGTTATAAAAAGCCACCCCACATCTAGGGATCTAGGAAAAGAGATCCATCTTGCATTCTTCCCAACAGCTAATATTAGATGACTCTCAATACTTTTTTCTGAGTTAAACAAATCAGTAAGTTTAGAATACTTTGAAAAACATGACTAAAACCATCCTCAAAAGATGCAGGAATGTATCAAGGGTTCCAGGGTGAATTACTCCATGCGTGGTCACTTTGGGGGGTTTCTGTGGCGCTTCCTTCTCTCTAGCTGATTTTTCTGAAGTCTTTGATCCACTTGCCTTGTCCCGTTTCTTTTTTCATTGTCACTCTAGCAGACAAGTTGTCAACTTTAGTAGGCTTGGATTCTGGCTGCTTTGGCTGCTGCATGTTGGCCTTACGAGAAGGTCCATTTCCAAGCGTTTTGGAAGCTCCACAAGAAGAACCAGCTACAGGGGCTGCGGGCTGCTTCTTGTTGGGAACCTTTTTTGATGGCTGGGGGAGCTTGCTGGCCTTTTGCTTGGCAGGAAGGGTACAAGTAGTTGGCACTCTCTTCCTAACAGCTGCCACCCCACTCATCTGCGGAATTGAGGCTCTGCTAGTAGCTCTGCCACCGTCATCCATCTTCACATTCACAGGCTCCAGGCAGGTGGTATGCGTCTGAATGGCTTGGCGGGTTGCAGTTTTCACTTTGGTTCTGAAAGAGGAGAATGATCAAGGTGACACAACAAAGGCCTATTGCTGGACCCCCAAGTAGACTcgggtatatacagtggtacctctacttatgaacttaattcgttccgtgaccaggttcttaagtagaaaagtttgtaagaagaagcaatttttcccataggaattcatgtaaaagcagataatgtgtgcaattggagaaaccacagggagggtggaggccgtttcctcccaggagattcctagagaggccccacagaggcttctccccgccttttccggccctgtttccttccaggagattcctagagaggccccacagagccttttccggttacagtttcggaggctcgggtttgtaagtggaaaatgattcttgagaagagacaaaaaaaaatcttgaaaacccaggtcttatctagaaaaattcataagtagaggcgctcttaggtagaggtaccactgtatagagaaaCTATGACTATCCCCCTTACTGATTGTGGAAGATGACACTGGATGCAGATGGGTTTGAAGTTACTAGTGACAAAACACCCAAGGAAATCTGAATATAAGCCGCCACCTGTTCACTGATACTACCCTTACTTTATTGTCACAGGCTTTTGCAACAATACTGATATCTGAAAGGACCTACATTAATAATAGCTAGGGTATCACAAACTCACCTTCCAGGGAGATCACGTCAGACCAAAGCAATGTTCAGTTTGCTGTGGCAAGGGTGAACAACCTTATTCAGACCGCACACTGCCAGGAGCTGCAtttcaaaaaaaaccaaaaaacaaccCACTAGATCTCAgatatctcaggagctgccacaatGAAGgaagagtcaaactattctccaaagcacctgatggtagaacaagaagcaatgggtggaaactaaacaaggagagaaacaatttagaactaaggagacatttctggacagttagagcaattaatcagtggaatgatttgcttccagaagttctggatgctccaacactggaagtttttaagaagatgttggataaccattttctgatgtagtgtagggtttcctgcccaaacaggacgttggactagactagaggacctccaaggtaccatccaattctgttattgttgttatttggaTCCAAATCAAAGCTCAGTTTAAAAGACTGAAATTAGATCCCTATACACACTGTGGATTCATTTTCATTTAAaggaatataaaagaaataaaataataataataataataataataataataataataataatattcacacTTCTGCTCTCCTCCAAGTATTACTTCCtataaaaagaacatggcaaaggAAATTGACCCAGCAGTCCTATGATATATACAAATGGGTGTGGGGGGTGtatatggggtggggtgggaggcaGAAGCAATTAGCTTTCAGAATCAGGAGGCTTTGCCCTTCCAGAGTCTACAATGTTGGTGATAAAGGAGACTCTGAATGGGAAATGGGAgcttttcttctctcttattGTTATCACAGAAAGCCAAGTTAGCAGCTCCTTGCACCTCCcccccttataataaaaagcaatcatacaacccaaacaaaccatacataaaccataatagctaaggggtatatcaatttccccatgcctggcaacataggtgggttttcaggagcttacaaaaggcaaggagggtggggacagtcctaatatcggggggggggagttgattccagaaggctggggccaccacagagaaggctcttctccttttTTCATTTCTCCGCCAAGATTCTTCCacagacgcccccccccccccccaatctgcttTTCAAAGCAATTACCGCCTGGAATTCCGTTTGTAAAAAAATTATCTCGGACTAAGCCATCCAACAAACCAGCCGCAAACCTGGATTGCAAACAGACCACCgtcctttttttaaagttcagaaGGGCAGCCACGCCAAGGTAGGCGGAGGCGAGGTGGAAACTGACGGGGTTCAAACGCCtttccttacacacacacacacacacacacacacatataaacgaGGTAGCCATAAagggaaccggggggggggggggcgttcgtGGCTAGAAAAGACTCCGAATCTATCTCCTGACTTTCCTTTCGGGCGGAAAGGCAAAAGAAGCCCTTGCAATAAAAAATTCTCAGCCACGCCACCCGCTTCCCACAAGCCATTCGCCGAAAGCGCCCAGCCCGGGGGGGAAGGAGAGACCGAAAGAGTCACCCAGCGtgacgcacccccccccccagcccaaagTGCAATGTTGACGCCTGCTTACCTCGCTCGCATTCGCTCAGCGCAGAAACTCAGTAGGAGAAGAGGCCGGTGGGTGCCGCAGACAAGAGGCGGCTATTATACCCcttgccccaccccaccccatgtgGCAGCTGGTTAATAGATCAATTCAGGCGGAGGGGGGAGGGTCAAGGGAAGGACGGGCGTTAACCCTTTCGCGGCCTCAGTTCTaacacataaaaacataaaagaaaaatacacatatccGGGACGGTTTGCATCCCAATTTTCGTCAGAAGCACATATGGAGTTGCATATGTTTTTACATCGATTGGGAATCTTATTTTTGGTCAGTTTTCACTGTAAATACGCtacattttatgaaagaaaaaagaaatttagaaaaggtaaacggaaagagaaaaggaaaaaagaaaatttcaAAAACCGAAAACGTCTAGTTTCAAATTAGAGGAAAAAGATAAGCATGTCAATTATTAATCTTTTAAACCTTACATGCCATTTCTCTTTTAACGTGGTTATTTCCTGTGTTTGGTTAGATGTCGGCTCTGTTTTTAATTCTGGctttgccaagcttgggaagagCCCGGTGGGTCGATCGGGGCCACCACCACGCCTTGACTTCCTACTTGGCCTTTACTCTCATTTGAAAATGCTTTTATTatgatgataattattattatttctggccCCCACGCCTGCCTTTGGCCCATCCTGAGTTGTTTTAAAGGATGCTCTGATTATCCTGGGGCACCTTGGAGATTTTAAGACCTGTTGGAAAAGTTTTGCACATGCAAAGGTAACtgaccaactagccacagttcaccactatacctaattgaagtcctcaatgaaaaacactgcagcaggctttcttgtaaaaaatatattttacttttctttttatcaAACTAAATAAACGACGacttttacatttaaccactataataaaCTACTCACAATACTGTCATAtaactcttattttatttattactttattttatttatttgttttgtccaatacacaataatacccaatgagggttatagaggatataatcaggtagaatgtattaaagggagaatagaggagaaaataagggagtaaaatataactatcagagaatagcagaaaaagatacagggatggaagagaagatataggagatataggagagactataggacagggaacggaaggcactctggtgcacttatgcaggccccttactgatctcttaggaagctggtgaggtcaaccgttaAAAACTGcaagttttaaaataataataataataataataataataataataataataataaacaactagctagctagctaactaactaactatataactaactaaatcactaaatcactaagtaactaaataaataaacaaataaccaactaaccaaataactaactaactaaccaaataaCTAATaatcaaataactaaataaataactaaataaataactaaagaaccaaataattaaatcaatcaatcaatcaatcatacctCCCTCCACCTTTTTGGAAGGAGGTGGAATTCTTCATTAGAggaggtcctcgacttacaaccatccaTTTAATGACGGTACAaatttacaacaacactgaaaagagTGGCCCTGACGACTGTTTTTCCgcacttacgaccgttgcagcatcaggagatcagaattcagatgcgtGGCAACGAattcgtatttatgacggttgtggtTTCACGATCCCTTTTGTGACCGGCAAAAACCCACGTGAAAGCTAGGTTCACTTAATAGCCGTGTTACTGGCTTcataactgcagcgattcacttagcgACGATGGCCACAACACGGGGCAAAACTCAACTGCCTTGCAAAGGAATGGCTCACACGGTCATAAGCCGTGGACTACCAGTATCACTATATACCCCCCCCATCCCAGAGTTGTTTGGTAGTGAGATTGAGATGAGCAAcctggagggaagggaagggaagagcaggaatggggaggggagagagagaggaaagaggaaagaagggatggagggagaaaaggaaggaaggaagatgagtgaGATGgagtggagggaggaaagaaggaatggagggaggaaaggaggagggagaaacatctatctatctatttatctatcatctatctatctgacttctatgccgccaaaCATGACAGATAGGAGGGGAGTGAGTGaatgatgaaggaagggagggaggggggaaggaaggagaaggtgggggaggaaagagaaagagggagggagggaagagggaaggaaggaaagaatgaagggagggaagggaggagaaaagttaaagaccttggaatactaatatcaaatgacctaagtgccaaagcccactgcaacaatattgccaagaagacttctagagttgttaacctgatcctacgcagcttctgctctggcaaactcacactactcaccggagcctacaaaacgtttgccagacccatccttgaatacagttcatctgtctggaacccatatcgcatctcagacatcaacaccctagaaagtgtccaaagatacgtcaccagaagagctcttccactcgaaacagaataccctacaaaagcagactatcaatcctaggtcttgacagcttagaactacgttgcctaaaacacgatctaagtattgcccacaagatcatatactgcaacgtcctacctgtcaatgactacttcagcttcaatcgcaacaacacaagagcacgcaacagattcaaacttaatattaaccgctccaaacctgactgtaaaaaatatgacttcagcaaccgggttgtcgaagcgtggaactcattaccggactccatagtgtcatccccaaacccccaacatttttcccttagactatccacgattgacctctccaagttccttagagcagtgtttcccaaccttggcaacttgaagatatttggacttcaactcccagaatttcccagccagcaaatgctggctggggaattctgagagttgaagtccaaataccttcaagttgccaagtttgggaaacactgccttagaggtcagtaaggggtgtgcataagtgcaccagtgtgccttccgtccccttccGTCCGTCTAATGTGTTTCCAGTTTTGTTCTGTCTATTTGCTCATGGAGTCAAATTAGTTGGAACATTTGAGTAGAATGACATTTGCATCCCGGGTATTGGCAGTGTTTCCAAAATCCTTTCTCAGCCTTGTCCCCTTTAGTACTTGCAGTGTGACGCTTTGATAAGGGTGTGGAGTGTTCCATATAACGTCAATTGGAGTGCTAGATTAAAATGGACAGACAGTATTCCCATTTCCTTTCTCTATCTGTTGTGTCCTTATTATAAAGGCAAAATTTCAAACATGTCAAAGTTTCAGAGTGTgtgtaataaatgaattaatatatTGTGTGGTAGGTCTTTGCACGGCGTGCTTTGATTAAAATTGATGAAGTAAAGCAAATGGAGTTTATGAGTTCATCCCCTCTGAatttagaaacaaagaaaaaattcaaagaagCAACTGTGAAGGTACATATTTTTTCATAAAGATTACCATAATTAAAAATTGaagtaatataataattatacatttcttcaCTTTGAGCCAGATGGcagtaatgatttttaaaagtatttgaaCCAAGAAGGAGACCAAGAATAAAAGCTAATCTGAAAGAAGCACAGCATGTAAGTTTTGTCCTGGCTAGGAATAGGAACTCATGAAGGTgactttcctgtctgtctgtctgtctgtctgtctgtctgtctgtctgtctgtctgtctgtctgtctgtctagataAATCACTTTGAGCTCTGTGAGACTTATTCTCAGGTGAGTAGATAGAGATTGTAGCATTAGAATGCCTGTTTTGAAAAAAATTGTGTCTCGACTAAAAGCTTTATATTATTGATGCTTATAGATTCTGTCCCTTTTTGAAAAATGAACTTCTTTAAAAAGAGATCTTTACATTGGAATCTATCTCTTCATTCTGCCAGGtcttatttttttgtgtgtgctgtcTGAAATTGTGAATAAGCACAAATGTATTTGAAACCACTATCTGATGTGTAGATTTCTTATGAAAATCTGGCTTTTGAAGGCTGTAACTCCAGAAAGGAATTTTTATTGAGAATCCCATTGCTGTCAGTGCCTGGCCACAGAAACTTTTACAACCAGCCTTTTGAATCTTACTCATCACTGCCTCTTCCATTGAGGTAAAAGCCAGAATTATGATCTTTAAATATTAAATGACATAGTGTGTCATACATATCTTCACTATTTGCAGCGTGTTTTATCTttccctcccaaaaattcatttttttaaagaatcaggTTTATAACATTTTATGTCTTATAATGGATTAAAAAATGGCAGCCAAGTTTCACTTGACATCGAATTCTACAATATAACATGTAACAACACtattagtatatatatattactgtaATTTAATTTACCAGTATTTGGAATACAACATGATCcttaatctttttattttattttagctgCCTTGGCCTCGAACCATCACAGAACGGTTGCTTATGGAAATATTTGATTGcaattcagcaatttttttgccaTTATGGAAGCTCTGTTTGATAAAAACAGACGGACCCTTATTCCTGGACCTTCTGTTCCTGATGAAATAGAAGTGCGTGACATCGTTTCAGAACTCTGTTTTGCAGGAGCGGATATTCTTGATGGTAATTGTATATGTAAAATATGATAGAAtgataagaagaaaataaaatttcaatGCTTCATACAAAATTAACAGAGGTTAACTTTCCCCCAAAAGGCCAGTTTCCAGATGTACGGACTTCAATTGCCAGATTTCTTAGCAATAACTAGGATGATTGAGGAATTGAatatccctctataaatactctatatagtatttatagagggatggcAGCTCAGACGACGCTTTGTTCCTCCAAGCACAAAGCCGAAGACAATAGCCTGAAGATGAAGAGTGGCACcttgttgaaacgtcgccaggagtctatcaaccttacatgggaaaaaacCCGAATATGTAAAGACCGAATATGTAAAGACATAcacatgaaaatctacaaatatatataacagaacaaggctgaaatagcgctatcctagactcccttaattttaaaattaagagacAGAGGTTTGATCAGTATTCCATGCTCGACAAGTCAAATTGTGAAAGGATAGGAAATTATTTTCCAGGTGtctaacatttaaatgtttcctgCTTAGAATTGTGGGTAAGATGAAATATAATTTCTACCTCTATGTGAGAAGAGAAAGCACATCAGAGTTGAAAAATACCCTTTGGCTTTCAACTGGCACATTATAGAATAATGAAAAGGTGCTTATTAGGAAATAATCTCATTGTCCAAGTTGAGTCTTGTCCTCAAGCTGTTGAATTGGTGTTCCCAGGTTCTTGTGTGGGGTCTTAGAGCTGAAACTACTAGTGCTAAGCCCTGCACTTAAGGTAAAATTGGCTCCAGTAATGGTTTTTGCAAACCCTTTGTAAGCTATGGAAGTTCCATTTATTTAATGTATGGGGCTCTAATGTAAGATTCATTGGACTTTGGAGTATCATTTCACCATGCTTATGTCTTCATATATATGCTTAAAACAGGACGAAGCTTGAGAACTCTTGAGatccaatttctattttttttttttcaaaagaccaGTAGAATCCCCAAGTTGATCTTGCAGTTTATATGCTAGTTCtgggatttctttctctctgcgtgttttaaaaaatgtttcttatttatttatttgtttgtttgtttatttgacttctatgctgcccaatcccgaaggacttctTATACATTTCTTGATGCTTGTGCATCTTAATCCTAAAACATTAGCTAAGAAACAGAAAATCTGGGAGGGACTTCTGTTGATGTGAATGTGAGCTTAACCCTGATCCACTTTTCTTTGTCTACTAACATATATTTGGCCTTCTGTTTTGTGTATATTCCCACAATCTCTAAAAGTTAGTAGACTGTGCTGGTCAGGTGTAAAGTGGCCATATGAGGGCAATGTTTGAGGAGGGACATTCCTGCAGTAGGTTTATCTAGTCAAGGAGGTTAACaggtattaaataatatatagtaTTTAAAGtggtttatgttttttttaaggtGGTGGTGGCGTCAATGTTACAATTAACACTTCTGAAGTTTCTTCAATAATAACGACCTCATCATTTATGCAACAAATATTagcaggtattttttttaaaaaactacagtGATTTGTTAATTAAAAAGATGAAATGTTTATATAAGATGGTGCTTTATAATACAAATCATAATTATAATTTTACTGCAGATAAAAATGTTTTAACACTTGTTAAATTATCTTCTACTGtcccattttaaaagaaaaataaataactagcaatttggcagttcaggtgaccatatatttatattcattttttataCATGATTATAGCTTTTAAATGacagaaaaagaacaaaaggaacaaaacacaaaaatacatatattattaaaatgaaaatccCATAATATAAAGTATAATATGTTACTATAACATATAGAATAAAAGACTCAAGGGGACCATGTCATTATTCTTTCATCTTTAAGGCTTTTACTGGCTAGCCATGCAGTGGACTATATCAACCAGATATATATATcaatcctctgtcctggtgacctctcagcggctttcgataccatcgaccatggtatccttcagcGCTGGCTGGAGGgcttgggagtgggagacactgtttttcagtggttctccccctacctctccggtcggtcgcagttggtgttagtggggagtcagaggtcgacctctaggtttctcccttgtggtgtgcctcaggggtcggtcctctcccccctgctatttaatatctacatgaaaccgctgggcgagatcatccaagggcatggggtgaggtatcatcaatatgccgatgatacccagttatgcatctccaccccatgtccagtcaacgaagcagtggaagtgatgtgccggtgcctggaggctgttggagcctggatgggtgtcaacaaactcaaactcaacccagacaagacggagtggctgtgggtcttgccttccagggacaattccatctgtccgtccattatcctgggtggagaatcattgaccccctcagagagggttcgcaacttgggcgtcctcctcgatccacagctcacattagagaaacatctttcagctgtggcgaggggggggttcgcccaggttcgcctggtgcaccagttgcggccctatttggaccgggagtcactgctcacagtcactcatgcccccatcacctcgaggctcgactactgtaacgctctctacatggggctacctttgaaaagtgtttggaaacttcagatcgtgcagaatgcagctgtgagagcaatcatgggcttctctaaatatgcccgtgtcacaccaacactccgcagtctgcattggttgatgatcagtttccggtcacaattcaaagtgttggttatgacttataaagcccttcatggcac encodes:
- the LOC139155787 gene encoding uncharacterized protein, yielding MDDGGRATSRASIPQMSGVAAVRKRVPTTCTLPAKQKASKLPQPSKKVPNKKQPAAPVAGSSCGASKTLGNGPSRKANMQQPKQPESKPTKVDNLSARVTMKKETGQASIAPSTKPSRAEQTETTRMDTASRNSALTPIESVARTSIQLVLQKEKLPPERIVKRVKLTAPGGIPASHGGPPFSCARPSEAESKLKDLEETLELERKRAQNLTAHKEEILKRYVGDYVKSLKKEEQRYQALKARAEEKLDLLNEEIAQVRSKATLEMAARYVNLRKEQLRV